CTTCGGCGCCTCCCAGGACGCCGACGTCGGGCTCGACGACGACGGCGACTACTTCACCTGGACGGAGGACGAGGCGCGCGCCGCGCTGAGCACGGAGGAGTGGGACGTGGCGCGCCGGCGGTGGGACATCGACGCCGCAGGCGAGATGCAGCACGACCCGCGCCGGAACGTGTTGTGGGTCGCCAGGAGCGAGCCCGCCATCGCCGCCGAGCTCGGACTCGATGCGGTCGAGGTCGCCGAGCGGCTGACCCGCGCCCGCGCGAGGCTCCGCGCCGCCCGCGCGCACCGCACCGCGCCCGCCACCGACCGCGCCGTCTACGTCGGGTGGAACGCGATGCTGGCCGAGGCGTTCCTCGAGGCTTCCGCCGTCCTCGTCCGGCCCGACTGCGCCCGGTTCGCGCTTCGGACGCTCGAGCGGCTGTGGACGGACGCGCTGTCGCCCGAAGGCGGACTGTGGCACCGGGCGGACCGGGCCGGCGGTCCCTTCCTCCTCGACGACCAGGTGCAGGCCGCCTCGGCGGCGCTGGCCGCCTACCAGCATACCGGCTCGGCGGAGTGGCTCGACCGCGCCCGCAGCCTGGCGGAGTTCGTCCTCCGGCGGTTCGCCGACCAGGGCGGCGGGTTCGTGGACGCCGTCGCGCACGCGGGCGTCGGCCTCCTCGCGCATCCCGCCAAGACCATCCAGGATGCCCCTACGCCTGCCTCCAACGCGGTTGCGGCCCTGGTCCTCCTCAGGCTCGCGGCGATCACCGAGGAATCCCGCTACGCCGCCGATGCCGAGCGCGCCCTCGCCGCGTTCGCGGGTTCGGCCGACGCCGGTCTGTTCGTGGCCACCTATCTGATCGCCGTGGACTTCCTGCTCCATCAGCCGTGCCGAATAGTAGTTGCTGATACTACTACTCCTGACTCGGACCTCACGCCGATCGCCCTCGCCGCCTATCGGCCGAGGAAGGTCGTCGTGCGGGCGGCGGCCAGCCCGGTGGCCGGCATGGCCCCTCCGGTGGCGCTCGTCTGCGCCGGCACGGCCTGCGCGGCGCCGGTCACCGACGGGCCCGCGCTGCGCCGGACGCTGGAGACTTTCGGGCGGGCGGGGTAGGATTACCGGATGCTCGACGACATTCGTCGGAAGCTCTCCGACGAGGTGCAGCGGCTCAATCACGAGCTGGCGGTGACGCTGCCCGAGACGCTCAAGCGGGCGCTGCAGATGGGCGACCTGCGCGAGAACGGCGACTACCACGCCGCGCTCGAGCGGCAGGGCTTCATCCAGGCGCGGCTGACGCATCTCCGGTCGCGGCTGGCGAAGCTGTCGCAGATCGACGTGACGAAGATCCCGGTGGACCGGGTGGGGCTCGGCTCCCGGGTGGTGGTCCTGGATACCGCCACCAAGGAGCGGGCGACCTACGAGCTCGTGGTGTCCGACGCGATCGACTTCGACGGCGACGGCGGCGCCAACCAGATCTCGGTGGCGTCACCCCTGGGCCGCGGGCTGCTGGAGCACAAGGTGGGGGACGTGGCCGTGATCCTGCTGCCGAACGGTCCCCGGAAACTCAAGGTGGTCGAGCTGACGACCTTCCACCAGCAGCTGGCCGACGCCAAGGAGGAGACGCAGCAGTGAAGAAACAGGCGGTGTTCGAGACGGCGCGCGGCCGGATCGTGGCCGAGCTGTTTTCGAAGGACGCTCCGGGCACGGTGGCCAACTTCGAGAAGCTGGCCAACAGCGGGTTCTACGACGGGACGCGGTTTCACCGGGTGATCGACAACTTCGTGGCGCAGGGCGGCGACCCGCTCTCGAAGGACGCGAACAACCCGCGGGTCGGTACCGGCGGGCCCGGCTACACCATCAAGTGCGAGACGAAGGGCAATCCGCACAAGCATGTCGCGGGGGCGCTGTCGATGGCGCACGCCGGAAAGGACACCGGCGGCTCGCAGTTCTTCATCGCGCACACG
This genomic window from Gemmatimonadales bacterium contains:
- a CDS encoding thioredoxin domain-containing protein is translated as MNRLAGEPSAYLASAAHQPVHWRPWGEEAFLAARAEDKPILLDVGAVWCHWCHVMDRESYEDPGLASFLNANFVCIKVDRDERPDVDARYQRAVQALTGQGGWPLTALLTPDGDVFYGGTYFPPDDRLGRQSFRKVLERVTEVFHAQRDRVAGSGREVTDHVSRLLLETQQGELSPALLEKGAAQMARLFDPSHGGFGGQPKFPHPAAVEFLLARWWDTGEERWRDIAEKTLTGMASGGVYDQIGGGFHRYSVDARWIVPHFEKMSYDNAELLKAYLHAHAARANPLFRSVAEGIVDWCVEVLADRERGGFGASQDADVGLDDDGDYFTWTEDEARAALSTEEWDVARRRWDIDAAGEMQHDPRRNVLWVARSEPAIAAELGLDAVEVAERLTRARARLRAARAHRTAPATDRAVYVGWNAMLAEAFLEASAVLVRPDCARFALRTLERLWTDALSPEGGLWHRADRAGGPFLLDDQVQAASAALAAYQHTGSAEWLDRARSLAEFVLRRFADQGGGFVDAVAHAGVGLLAHPAKTIQDAPTPASNAVAALVLLRLAAITEESRYAADAERALAAFAGSADAGLFVATYLIAVDFLLHQPCRIVVADTTTPDSDLTPIALAAYRPRKVVVRAAASPVAGMAPPVALVCAGTACAAPVTDGPALRRTLETFGRAG
- a CDS encoding GreA/GreB family elongation factor, which codes for MLDDIRRKLSDEVQRLNHELAVTLPETLKRALQMGDLRENGDYHAALERQGFIQARLTHLRSRLAKLSQIDVTKIPVDRVGLGSRVVVLDTATKERATYELVVSDAIDFDGDGGANQISVASPLGRGLLEHKVGDVAVILLPNGPRKLKVVELTTFHQQLADAKEETQQ
- a CDS encoding peptidylprolyl isomerase, whose protein sequence is MKKQAVFETARGRIVAELFSKDAPGTVANFEKLANSGFYDGTRFHRVIDNFVAQGGDPLSKDANNPRVGTGGPGYTIKCETKGNPHKHVAGALSMAHAGKDTGGSQFFIAHTSLGHLDGVHTVFGQVETGMDVVLKIRQGDVVSSIRVADA